DNA from Delphinus delphis chromosome 8, mDelDel1.2, whole genome shotgun sequence:
CAGTGTGTGGACTCGGGCACAACGCAGGGCCACCACCGGTGCCACTGGAGAAGCAGACACTGCTGGTCTGACCCAGGACTGGAGGCAGAGCAGGGGGTGATGGAGAAGAGCTCCCCCTCCTCAAAGGCCTTGACTCtcccacctcggcctccagggcCTCAGCCTTGGCCCTTCCCCACCTGCTGCTTGAGCCGGGCCACCCTTTGCACTGAAGCGTCTGCAGGGCGCGGCTCCCCTCCGGGACAGCCCAGGGTCAGGGCTGGCTACAGTGCAGACGGGACAAGCTCCCACGCATCTTCAGCCAGGGGTGGACGCCACTCGTTCTCCCCCGCCCAGCCTGGGTCCACCCTCACTCACCTGCATCCCTCCTCAGGGTGCGGTTCAAGTTCCATCATTCTGGCTGAGTTCACACTGCCCCTGCCTTGGGGCACTGACCTTTGGGTCCTGGGGAGAGGTTGACACTGGACTTTAACTCCAGAGGACACTGGGGCCGGGGCGGCCATCCTCCCAGCTGGAGCCCCAGGCCGAGCGGGCAGGTGAGACTCCAGTCTCCCCCCAGGCAAGGACACGTTCATTTCTCACCTCCCTGCCCCGCCTGCACCCCTCTGCCCTCAAGCAAAGCCAGACCTCAGCCTGTCCTGAGTCaggctgggaggggaggcagcTCCAGGTCCAAGGAGGCCGGACCCCCAGAGCCAGAGCCAATGCCCACCCTAGCCCCACCTCCAGGACCCCAGGACCCCCGGGGCTTATCTGGCCAGGACAGCGCTCCCGGCGACAGGCACGTCCCTGCTTGTCTTGAGCAGCCAGACGTTCCCGGGAAGGGTGTGGGACGCTGCCCCCTCCTCGGGGACCTGAGGGGAGGCTGCTCGGGCCGAGGCAACCTGTCAGCCCGGGGCCAAGGGAGAGGCCCCCTCACCAGGCCCCACCCCCGACTTGGATGAAAGTTTTCAAATATCGTTTGTTTTCGTTGTGTTGAGGCCACGCTCCCTCCTCAGCGACTTAATTACATCCGAAGTTGGGAAAACACCACAAAAATATTCAACCTAAAATAGGAAATCCACTcgagttttatctttttttcatgaATGGCACCATTCTTCCGGAACCCCTGCGCCCCAGtctggccggggggagggagggaccagCTGGAGGGGCTGTTCAGCTCTGGGGGCTTCCGCTCGTGTGATCGTGGGCTTGGTGATTTTATGAAGGAGTGTTTTGAGAGGAAAGGCCCAATTCTTTAAAACCCTTTTTACGGTCATTGGAGCGgtgcaaaaggcaagaaaggcaACGCACGCTACGTCTGCGCTACGCGTTGTACATGTAACAACGGGGTCAAACACGTAACACGCGTGATGTCGTGCAAACTTCCCGACCAGATCCACACGGGAGGCAACAGAGCTGAGCGCCGACCGAGGGGGTCCGGTTTCCCGGGCACGGTGAGCTCCCAGTCCGGGATCTTCTGCCCCCTCTCCCCGGGGCAGCCCCTTGGGAGCCCCTCGCCATGCAAGGCCCCAGAGTAGGAacgagaagggagaaaggaagcagaaagtGCAGCCTCAGACCCGAGCCCACTCGCCCCCAGCAGTTCACAGCACCTACCTATACAAgcccctcttttattttctgtgctcCTGTGCTCTAACTTCTGGGGCCTCCTGACCCCCCAGGGGCTGCCCCTCCCACGGTTAGCCAATTCCTAGATAGCAAACCACTGCCCGCAGCCTGCTTTGCAGATGCAAACCCCTCAAAGCCCAGCccacacctccccacctcccctatGGGGCTCTAGCACTCAGGGCCACTAGCTCCTGCCCCGATGAGCTAGGGACCACGCCTGTGCCACAGAGCCCCCGAGATGATTCGAAACAGCCAACCCTAAGCCTGCTCACCCTGACTCACCGTTCCTTCCCGCGGAAACCACCACAAAGGCTCCTGACCACACAGCCCCCTGCCGCTGCGCCCCGACCCGACAGCGCTTCCCTGAGCGGTGGTCCCCGGTGGCGCACCCCCTCCGCTGGAGAAGTGAGTAACACTCTATCCACTGAATGACAGCTGTCTCCTGAGGTGCTGGCCGGGCCATTCCTGCTAATGATAATGCCACCGTTAAGACACGCCTTCCGCAGACAGGCCCTCGGCCTGGGACTCCCCGctgctggggagtggggagacccTCCTCTGGTCCCCACTCCCCATCTGCCCCCGGGGGGGGCTGGGCAACACTGGGTTCCTTCTCTGGGTCCCAGAGTCGGACGATTGTGTCCTGAGCCTCGGATGGCATGGTGGCCACGGGAACCACAGGAACAGGAACAGTTCATGATAGGACCTCCCgtatccccccacccccgatcCCCGCCCCGCTCCCTTTTCGTCCCAATGTGTACTCCTCACCGAGTCCCCGTGACGCGCCCGAGATGTGACAAAACCAGGTTCCAGCCTGCAGACATGGGCACTGAGAGACAGAGGCACGCCGGCCTGCCCAGGGCCAAGGGCTGGGTTGAGGCTGCACTGCGTGAAGCTGCCCGCTTCGTGGGGCAGAAACGGCTGAGTAGCGGCCGCTTGGTGTAGTCAAGGCTCCCGCTAGCACGGTCAGGCTTGGACACAGGCCACCAGCTGGGAACAAGCTCAGGAAGGATTCGTCCAAACAAACGCACTCGGTGTTTCGGGTGGTGGCACAGACTTCAGACAACAGATATTTCCTTTCTCGcagtctggaggccagagtctggaatcaaggtgtcccagggctccaggggagggtccttccttcctcttccagcttctaggggctccaggcatccctgggcttgtggccacgTCCCTCCAGTCTCTGTCTTCATGGTCACGTGGCagtccctctgtgtgtctctcctctcctgtctcttataaggacacttgtaatTGTGTTTAGGGTccacctgggtaatccaggatgGCCTCATCTCAAAACCGTCACTTCTTCTCAGTAAGGTTCCAGGGATTGGACGAGGACGTGTCTTTGGGGGCCCCATTCAGTCCAGGACACGCACCACCCTGGTGTTTGCTGCTGTCGTTGCCAACACACCGAGAGCAGACGCTCCTCTCGAAGCTGTGCTGAGAGCCTGGCGTGCGCGAGGCCCCACTGGCAGCAGTGGGCAGAGAACCCGGGGACTGGCATGGGACATGGCAGGGAGAAAACGAaagggggcaggagggcagggcaaGCTGGGGTGTGGTGTCAAGTATCCAGGCCAGGGACAGCTCACAGGGAAGGTGGCCTttgaggaaagggggaggggcagcgggCGAGCGTCCCAAGACCCAGCAGGCAGAGCGGGCAGGGCGGCAACAGGGCCCTGCAGGTGGAAACCTTGTCCCTGGGCCTGGAGGCCAGGCAACTCTTCACTCCTTAAAGCCACGTGCAGAAGCACAGAGAAGCCGGGGGACCTCGGCCGGGAACCACAGGCTGCGCGGAACACTTATTCCACGGGCGGCACTTGTTACGCAAATGAATTCGAAGCTAAATCCACTTGAAAAATGTTAGAACAAACAGCATCTCTACACATAACTTCTGACTTGCACTCTGAGTCCCCAGGGCCACAGAGCAGCCCACAGAAGAGGCGAGTCCTCAGCAGGACCAGCTCAGAGCACGTAGCTCTGCGGAATAGAGtttagaaaagtattttaacCCCTAAGAATCTGTCAGCAGCTGGGGCCCCAGGGTTTGAGGCCGGCAGGTGGTTGGTTGGGGTGGGTCCTTGGGAAAGGGACCAACATCTGCGGCCCCAGACATCCCACAGCGGCACCGTCCAGTGACCCACCGTGTGGGGTCCAGCGCCAGGCCGGGCACGAGCTGTCCAGGAATGGTGACGGCCCACTGGACACCGGCCCCCAGGCTGCTGCCCCCCCCCCACGTCCCTCGGGTGCTGAGGAAGAGAAAGGCTGGACCACATGGAGGATATTATCTCCACCTGAGCTCATCCCGTGACCAGGAGGGGCCCTCCCACTTCCAGCGACCTGGCCAAGCGCCCAGGTCCAGCCAGCCGGGTCCCGGGAACACGAGAGGTTTCAGGGCCCGGGGGGAGCCCTGGGCGGCAGTGTGCAGGCAAGAAGGCTTGGGGCCCCTGCACCAGACACCCCTGAGGACTTTCAGGCTCCCGTCGGACTGGGAGTTGGGGGCAAGGATGGGGAAGCAGGCTGGCGGGGTCAGTATTTAAAAGCCGGCGCTCTGGGTCCTCGTTTGAATGTACGGGCAGGTGTGCCTGTCCTGAGAGCTGTGAGGACAGCCTtcctccagccctccctccacctccacctaaCTCGGCCCCTCCACGTACCTcggggagactgaggctggggCACGGGGGGGCGGTCAATGCAGGGCCCCCGGGATGCCAGAGTCCAACTCGGCTCTCTGGGGCCCGAGACACCGTCACCGCGTGCCTGGCGAGGGGAAAGCCTGGAGGGGGTAAAGGCGAGAGACCTGCCCCCGCACCTCCCACCGGGGCACAAGGACAACCACAGAGAAGGGTGTCAGCAGGGGCGCGCAGGCACAAGGCAGGGAGGCCCCAGGGGTCTGTGGGAGGCTCCAGGGTCTTAAAGGAGGCAGGACCTgggtgagtggggagggggcgAGGGCGGTCCCGGCAGGGGCACAGCCCAGCGAAGGGGTGACTACGGGAAAAACTCAAGGTGTGCAGGTGGGCTCCCCGCCTCCACcgtgtctctgtgtctctatctctgtctctgtctcccctgACTCCTCACCCCAGAGACAGGGCCCTGATGGCCCCCCCACTGCATCTCTGAGGCTAAGGACAAAAGCCATGTGGACCCCGGGGAgaggggcccaggggagggagaggcGGCTCTGAGACCCTCCACTGCCTCTGCTTCCCTGTGACGGCGTCTCTCCCCTCGGACCAGAGCAGGGCTTGGCTTCTTGCAGGCAGCAAACACCTGTGTCAGCTTCTCCCCCAGAGGACCGGGGCCCCACCACCAAGTCCACACACCTGCTGCGGCTTCAGAGCCGCACTTGGCACCACCCGCTGGCAGCGGGAGCCCCGGGTCGCATCCCTGCCCAGGCGGGAGAGCAGGGGAGGCTGGGCACGTCCCCCAGCCTTCCCTCATCCGCCCAACCGCCTACTGCCCCCACCAGGACATCTGCACCCACCCTTGTCCACGGCAAGTGCAGGACAGAGCGTGCTCAGCAGACCCTCTGGGGCGGGGACCCAGCAGGAGTGTGGTCCTGGCCCTCCAGGGTGGGAGGGCCCCCGCGGAGTCCCTGAGTCGTGTCCACATGAGAGCCCCCTTTGCCTGCAGAGACCTGCCCAGCCATCACTGACCTCTGCGACACGGCTACCGCGGTGTAGCCGTGTCAATCGATCTTGGCGCATTTAACTTAAACATCCAGCCGGGGGCAGGCCTGCCCACCTGGTCGGCCATCCTCATCTCCCTGTGTTGGGTGCATCCTACCTAATCCTCCTTTTACAAAGAGGTGATGAGGCCTGAAGGGTTGGGCACTGGCCGGGAAGGCGCCCCGGGCTGGCTGCATCTGTCCAGCTGCGCCAGGACGCCACCCGCCTTCCCGGGCGGTGATAACAACGGCAACATCTGTGGCCTCCCTCCAGGGTCCTTCCCACCGGCCGCGGAGCCGGCCAGCATGTTCGGGCTCTGGAGGACCTTCACCGGCGTGGTTTTCTACCTCACTCTGGCTGTGGGCCTCGGGGGGCTGGTGGGGAACGGGCTGGTCCTCTGGCACCTGGGCTTCCACATCAAGAAGGGCCCCTTCTCTGTCTACATCCTCCATGTGGCCACCACGGACTTCCTCTTCCTGGGCTGCCAGCTGGACTTCTCGGCCATCCAGGCGGCCCTGGGCTCCAAGGACAGCCTGTACTTCGCCGTCACCTTTGTTGCCTTCTCTGCGGGGCTCTGGCTGCTGGCCGCCTTCAGTGCCGAGCGCTGCCTCTCCGACATCTTCCCTGCCTGCTACCAGGGCTGCCGCCCCAGACACTCGTCGGGCACCGTCTGCGGCCTGATCTGGGCCCTGACCCTGCCGGCCGTGCTGCTGCCCGCCAACGCCTGTGGCCTGCTGCGCGAGGGCATGTGCCTGTCCACCTGCCCACGGTACCACGTGGCTAGCGTCACGTGGCTGCTGTCCGTGGCCTGCGTGGCCCGCGTGGCCGGGCTTGCGCTCTTCGTCTGGGTGACATGCTGCTCCCAGCGCCCGCGCCCTCGGTTCTATGGCATCTTCCTGGGCTCCGTATTCCTGCTCTTCTTCTGCGGCCTCCCCTACATCCTCTACTGGACCCCGCACCCCATCCTGAACCTCCTGCTGCCTGTGTTCCTCCCGCTGGCCACCCTCctggcctgtgtcccctgcagcgcCAGGCCGCTCATCTACTTCGCGACGGGCCGGCAGCcgggcaagcgggagccactccgGGTGGTCCTCCAgagggtcctgggggagggggcccagCTGGGGGCCGGGAGGCTGTCCCTGCCCATGGGCCGCATGTCAGGGCCGGCCAGGGTCCCCCCAACCCTTCCAGACCCTCCAGGACCATGTGTTATCCCAGCCCCCCCCAGCTCACTGGCCCTGGGGACCCAAGGGCCGGGGGCATCAGGAGAGCCGTGGTCTTGACTCCCACATGCCCAGCCTGTGGAGTACAAGGAAGGCCTGAGGAGAAGGCCAGAGGCACAGTAGCTAAGCGGGGAGTCCCCAGGACTGGGGCGAGGATGGGCACCCCAGCTCCCGCCTCCTTCCCCCCCTGCCACCAGctgagggctggggtggaggggaggccgCCCCCCAAGGCCCACGTGGGCAGCTGGGCGGGGCCTGTCCTCGCTGAGGCCGTGCTGTGATCCTTCCACTATAGAGTTCTCCGGCTGCCTCACCCACAGGCTCCCAGCGCCCAGGTGACCCCTGCCCAGCAGTCTCCCCACCAGCCACCAGATGGCGCTGCTTCCTCACCAAACGCACCCGTAAGTGTGCCCGCCAAAGTAGGGTCACTGCAGAGCCTGGCGCCAGCTGGGCCCTCGCCTGCCCCTTCCAGCCCTGTCGCCCGGAACGGGGGTCCTGGACACCTGCTGCCTAGAGGGTGCTCTTGCCCCCAACCCCCATCTCCaacttcccctcctcccaggaATCCTTTGCTCACTCATCACCCCCACCCATCCCTGCCCACTCCTTGCAGACTCTGCCCAGCCAGTGTTTGCACCACCCTCCTCCCACTCCCCTGGGCTTCccttgggaaggaaggaaggaagggagggagggaactgcAGCCATTCCTTTTAGCTTTCAAAGAACAAATCATTGTATGtgtctctgattttttaaaataaatttatttatttttacttttcgccgtgttaggtcttcgttgccgcacacgggttttctctcgctgtggcgagtggggactactcttcaacggggtgcgcgggcttctcactgcagtggcttctcttgctgcagagcatgggctctaggcgcacgggcttcaatagatatggcacgtgggttcagtagttgtggcacacgggcttagttgttccgcagcatgtgggatcttccaggaccagggctcaaacccgtgtcccctgcattggcaggcagattcttaaccactacgccaccagggaagccctctgatgatttttttttaaatgacagttcaTAGTCATTGTCAAGACTTTCAAGTCCTacagaaaatattgaaaaggTAAATCACCAAAACTCTTTGGACCTAGAGGGAGACATTTTGGGCATAGAACCCTCCAGCTGTGCTTATTTTTCTAATAGAGACCCACAGAAATTTCAAtttttaccaaaaagaaaacattctatATATCCTATGTGAAACCTGTTACAATAAAGCATTTTATAACTCCAggagaattgttttaaaaagtccttttttCACTAGAAAATGTATGTGTTGCTCATTATGGGAACTTCAGAGAAcattaagaaatggaaagaagaaagacttACCTATAGCCCCCCAACCCGGAGACACCTTTGCAGGTTGTCCATCCTTCCCTGGGATGGGCAAGGTTCTGGCCAGTCCTGGTCGCCCTGCCTGGTCTCCCCAGACTGCCCTTAGGGAGCCCAGGGAGGCCAGGGCTCTGGCAGCCTAAAGACCATCCCACTCGGCAGGTTCAGGAAGGTGGGTGAGGACCCCAGCCTTGGCTTTGGGGGGTAGGGTGCCGAGGGGCCATCCATTCGTGGGACCACTTCCTGCTGGACCCCAAGGAGGGGTGTGGCCTCCTCCCTGGAACGCCTGGAAATGGGATGAGGGTGAGGGCAGCTTCAGAGGGGCCCCGGCATAAGCCccgccctcccagccccaggaaaTAGCTGTGAGGCCCCCTGAGGGGCCATCATCTGTGTGCTGCCACTGGGGACAGAC
Protein-coding regions in this window:
- the LOC132430348 gene encoding mas-related G-protein coupled receptor member G codes for the protein MRPEGLGTGREGAPGWLHLSSCARTPPAFPGGDNNGNICGLPPGSFPPAAEPASMFGLWRTFTGVVFYLTLAVGLGGLVGNGLVLWHLGFHIKKGPFSVYILHVATTDFLFLGCQLDFSAIQAALGSKDSLYFAVTFVAFSAGLWLLAAFSAERCLSDIFPACYQGCRPRHSSGTVCGLIWALTLPAVLLPANACGLLREGMCLSTCPRYHVASVTWLLSVACVARVAGLALFVWVTCCSQRPRPRFYGIFLGSVFLLFFCGLPYILYWTPHPILNLLLPVFLPLATLLACVPCSARPLIYFATGRQPGKREPLRVVLQRVLGEGAQLGAGRLSLPMGRMSGPARVPPTLPDPPGPCVIPAPPSSLALGTQGPGASGEPWS